In one window of Haloimpatiens sp. FM7315 DNA:
- a CDS encoding DNA methyltransferase, translating into MKSFLEILEEVLKKDERLLSEDGSILKSKAYDFALTGDTTLLSLLLSNADLKEHFFKDVNGVMVFDSIKLGWVINSKEFLPDNYTQYKNKIGLVNDKGLSIAKSNDVCLVWPYKDCVLEGGQTKDDQKRNEVFYNETLAPDEVNRLLYPKVFTNAKKYTKNGVESVTEFSDNDNLIIKGNNLLALSSLLKRYEGKVKCIYIDPPYNPTSQANTFAYNNTFNRSTWLVFMKNRLEYAKRLLAKDGVLIVAIDKNEQARLQILIEELFPNSDVDCITVVHNARGAIGTNFSYTHEYAIFVTPKGKKSIGNRKIEKEEIDWRQLRDRGGESLRTDARNCFYPIIVENGKVVGFGDVCTDDEHPEQNEKRGNQIYVYPIDNNGVERKWRYARQTVESIINVLRVKETKAGLGIEIGKDYGTYKTVWTDRKYDASLNGTQLLKSILPNTKFTYPKSIYNVIDCVNAVVENDKDAIILDFFGGSGTTGHAVMEINKDGGRRKFILVEQMEYIETDTLPRNVAIMKSIAPDSSIVYCELKVLNETFMNKIQDATTDTEITSIIEEIKATGFISQSVLPKDIDTTAKEFTDLSFEDKQKFACEIINKNLLYVNLCDIDDEEFKVTEEEKAFTNSFYRRG; encoded by the coding sequence ATGAAATCATTTTTAGAAATACTAGAAGAAGTGTTGAAGAAAGACGAAAGATTGCTCAGCGAAGATGGTAGCATACTCAAAAGTAAAGCATATGACTTTGCTTTAACAGGTGATACCACTCTATTATCGCTGTTATTGTCAAACGCTGACTTGAAAGAACATTTCTTTAAGGATGTAAATGGTGTTATGGTGTTTGATAGTATTAAATTGGGCTGGGTAATAAACAGTAAAGAGTTTTTACCAGACAACTATACACAATATAAAAATAAAATTGGATTGGTTAATGATAAGGGTTTAAGCATTGCCAAAAGCAATGATGTGTGTTTGGTATGGCCGTATAAAGATTGTGTGCTTGAAGGTGGGCAAACTAAAGACGACCAAAAGAGAAATGAGGTTTTCTACAACGAAACACTTGCACCAGATGAAGTTAATCGCCTTTTGTACCCAAAAGTGTTTACAAATGCTAAGAAATATACTAAAAACGGTGTTGAGTCTGTAACTGAATTTTCCGATAATGACAACTTGATTATAAAGGGTAATAATCTTTTAGCACTATCATCTTTGTTAAAAAGGTATGAGGGTAAAGTAAAGTGCATTTATATCGACCCGCCGTATAATCCTACAAGTCAAGCCAACACATTTGCATATAATAATACATTTAATCGTTCAACTTGGCTTGTGTTTATGAAAAACCGTTTGGAATATGCCAAAAGACTACTTGCCAAGGACGGTGTGCTAATAGTTGCAATTGATAAAAACGAGCAGGCACGTTTACAAATACTTATAGAGGAATTGTTTCCGAATAGTGATGTTGACTGCATTACTGTTGTTCATAATGCTCGTGGGGCTATCGGAACGAATTTTTCATATACACATGAGTACGCTATTTTTGTCACACCTAAAGGCAAAAAATCCATTGGAAATAGAAAAATAGAAAAAGAGGAAATTGATTGGCGTCAACTTCGTGATAGAGGCGGAGAATCGTTGCGTACGGATGCAAGGAATTGCTTTTATCCGATTATAGTTGAAAATGGTAAAGTTGTGGGCTTTGGAGATGTTTGTACAGATGATGAGCACCCGGAGCAAAATGAAAAACGTGGAAATCAAATATATGTTTATCCGATAGACAATAATGGCGTTGAGAGAAAATGGCGTTATGCAAGGCAAACGGTTGAAAGTATAATAAATGTTTTACGTGTTAAAGAAACTAAAGCTGGGCTTGGCATTGAAATTGGAAAAGATTATGGCACATATAAGACAGTTTGGACAGATAGAAAATATGATGCAAGCTTAAATGGGACACAGCTATTAAAAAGTATTTTACCTAATACGAAATTTACTTATCCGAAATCCATTTACAATGTTATTGATTGCGTAAATGCCGTTGTGGAAAATGACAAAGATGCGATTATTCTTGACTTTTTTGGTGGTAGCGGCACCACAGGTCACGCTGTAATGGAAATAAATAAAGACGGTGGGCGTCGTAAGTTTATATTGGTCGAACAAATGGAATATATTGAGACCGATACTTTACCTCGCAATGTAGCGATTATGAAATCCATTGCACCTGATTCAAGTATTGTATACTGTGAGCTTAAAGTATTAAATGAAACTTTTATGAACAAGATACAAGATGCAACAACAGATACTGAAATAACAAGTATTATTGAAGAGATAAAAGCTACTGGCTTTATTAGCCAAAGTGTATTGCCAAAAGATATTGATACCACAGCAAAAGAGTTTACCGACTTATCCTTTGAAGATAAACAAAAGTTTGCTTGTGAGATTATCAATAAGAACCTTTTATATGTAAACTTATGCGATATAGATGACGAGGAATTTAAGGTAACAGAAGAAGAAAAAGCATTTACCAATAGCTTTTATAGGAGGGGTTAG
- a CDS encoding helix-turn-helix domain-containing protein: MNYLSAKEVATQWGITRRRVQVLCEEGRIQGAFKISAVWVIPKEANKPEDKRKIKKTSNE; the protein is encoded by the coding sequence ATGAATTATTTATCAGCAAAAGAAGTAGCTACGCAATGGGGTATTACAAGGCGTAGGGTTCAGGTGCTCTGTGAGGAAGGCAGAATACAAGGGGCATTTAAGATTAGTGCTGTATGGGTAATTCCGAAAGAAGCAAATAAACCCGAAGATAAAAGGAAAATAAAGAAAACCTCTAATGAATAG
- a CDS encoding DEAD/DEAH box helicase family protein → MDNFLYEKFDTLREGNAILEVPTFVKAGLSEKIELREYQQEAFENFITFYNNSGLRKNKQLHLLFHMATGSGKTLMMAGLILYLYKQGYRNFLFFVNMKNIVEKTKENFLNKQSPKYLFNESIEIDGESVFIKEVSNFQQVDDNDINICFTTTQKLHMDLFAPKENSVTFSDFEDTKVVLISDESHHVNTLTKKGKSDIEEEQNWEYSVNKVFRANKDNIMLEFTATCDLKDPNVLAKYVDKIIFDYPLAKFRESGYTKDFKNMQSDVDKWERTLIAMIISQYRLKMFEDIKQPTKPVILLKSQKIEESKDFYKEFFEKLNTLTGAQIVSLNNGTNKALSDCFEYLDKKGVTYDMLAVELKTAFAEEFSIIMNGETDNSVEKQLAVNTLESKNNPYRIIFTVDMLNEGWDVLNLFDIVRLYETRQGGRSKISPYTIKEAQLIGRGARYCPFKENEEQEKYKRKYDDDLTNAMRICETMFYHSKHDSKYIDELRKALEEIGLLSSNKVEVEYKLKDSFKGEDLYKTGYVFVNKKVEVDRSAVTQIDNKVKALNITVNTSHGATTVYDLFGKNKDGKEFATVKHAPIRLKNIDYSIAFASMCNYEELKFNKLKSKFPNLKSSREFITSDNYMGNAKITLTSNGSICGSDLSVACNKLFKEVVAYISGIEIRHNGTFEFEAKRLHDVVKNKTRYIENPHGDGEGISQNDVSADMQLDLSTCDWYVFNDNYGTTEEKKFVKYFSHVVDALKRKYDKVFLIRNERFPELAIYDFDTGERFEPDYMLILQKKNTDNYEQQQLFVEPKGEGFMDKDQWKENFMLRLASEGKAVTTYVDDNEYKVIGLPFYNAVEKNDVFITALEEFYK, encoded by the coding sequence ATGGATAACTTCCTATATGAGAAATTTGACACGCTAAGAGAAGGTAATGCAATTCTTGAAGTTCCTACTTTTGTTAAAGCTGGATTATCTGAAAAGATAGAGCTAAGAGAGTATCAACAAGAAGCCTTTGAAAATTTTATTACTTTCTATAACAATTCGGGTTTAAGAAAGAACAAACAACTACATTTACTTTTCCATATGGCAACTGGTAGTGGTAAGACGCTGATGATGGCTGGATTAATTCTGTATCTCTATAAGCAAGGGTATAGAAACTTCCTTTTCTTTGTTAATATGAAGAACATAGTTGAGAAGACAAAGGAAAACTTCCTAAACAAGCAATCGCCTAAATATTTGTTTAACGAGAGTATAGAGATTGACGGCGAAAGTGTATTTATAAAAGAAGTATCTAACTTTCAGCAAGTAGATGATAACGACATAAATATTTGTTTTACAACGACACAAAAGTTACATATGGATTTATTCGCACCAAAGGAGAATAGTGTTACATTTTCTGACTTTGAAGACACAAAGGTTGTGCTAATCTCTGATGAGTCGCATCACGTAAATACGCTAACTAAAAAAGGCAAGTCTGACATAGAAGAAGAACAAAACTGGGAATATAGCGTTAACAAGGTGTTCAGGGCTAATAAAGACAACATAATGCTTGAATTTACTGCCACTTGTGACCTTAAAGACCCTAATGTTTTAGCTAAGTACGTGGATAAAATCATATTTGACTATCCGCTTGCAAAGTTTAGAGAAAGTGGATACACAAAAGACTTTAAGAATATGCAATCAGACGTTGATAAGTGGGAACGCACACTTATCGCTATGATTATAAGTCAGTATAGGTTGAAGATGTTTGAGGATATTAAGCAGCCAACAAAGCCTGTTATTCTTTTAAAATCTCAGAAAATTGAAGAAAGCAAAGATTTTTATAAAGAGTTTTTTGAGAAGCTGAACACATTAACAGGTGCACAGATAGTGAGTTTAAATAATGGAACAAATAAGGCTTTATCGGATTGCTTTGAGTATTTAGATAAAAAGGGAGTTACTTATGATATGTTGGCTGTTGAGCTAAAGACTGCTTTTGCAGAAGAATTTAGTATCATTATGAACGGTGAAACGGATAACTCCGTAGAAAAGCAACTCGCAGTAAACACACTTGAAAGCAAGAACAATCCGTATCGTATTATTTTCACAGTAGATATGCTCAATGAGGGTTGGGACGTCTTAAATCTTTTTGATATTGTGCGACTATATGAGACACGTCAAGGTGGACGTAGTAAAATATCACCATATACAATTAAAGAGGCTCAATTGATTGGTAGAGGTGCAAGATATTGTCCTTTCAAGGAAAATGAGGAGCAGGAAAAATATAAGCGTAAATATGATGATGATTTAACAAACGCTATGCGTATTTGCGAGACAATGTTTTACCATAGCAAGCATGACTCAAAATATATAGATGAGTTAAGAAAGGCTCTTGAAGAAATCGGATTGTTGTCATCAAACAAAGTAGAGGTTGAATATAAGCTTAAAGATAGCTTTAAGGGTGAAGATTTATATAAGACTGGTTATGTGTTTGTTAATAAGAAAGTTGAAGTCGATAGGTCGGCAGTTACTCAGATTGATAACAAGGTTAAAGCATTGAACATTACCGTCAACACTTCTCACGGAGCTACAACAGTATACGACCTTTTTGGCAAAAATAAGGATGGTAAAGAATTTGCAACAGTAAAGCACGCACCTATAAGATTAAAGAATATAGATTATTCTATTGCTTTTGCCTCTATGTGTAACTATGAAGAATTAAAGTTTAATAAGCTGAAGAGCAAATTTCCTAACCTAAAGAGCAGTAGAGAATTTATAACCAGCGATAACTATATGGGTAATGCGAAGATTACACTGACAAGTAATGGCAGTATATGTGGAAGTGATTTATCCGTTGCTTGTAATAAACTATTTAAAGAAGTTGTTGCATACATTTCAGGTATCGAAATTAGACACAATGGTACTTTTGAGTTTGAAGCCAAAAGGTTACACGATGTGGTAAAGAATAAAACAAGATATATAGAAAATCCACACGGTGACGGAGAAGGTATTTCTCAGAATGATGTATCAGCCGATATGCAGTTAGATTTATCAACCTGCGATTGGTATGTTTTTAATGACAACTACGGTACTACTGAGGAAAAGAAGTTTGTTAAGTATTTTTCTCACGTTGTGGATGCTTTAAAGAGAAAGTATGACAAGGTGTTTTTAATAAGGAATGAACGTTTTCCGGAGCTTGCTATATATGACTTTGATACTGGGGAGAGGTTTGAACCTGATTATATGCTTATATTACAAAAGAAAAACACTGATAACTATGAGCAACAGCAGCTTTTTGTAGAGCCAAAGGGCGAAGGCTTTATGGATAAAGACCAATGGAAAGAAAACTTTATGCTGAGGTTAGCTTCGGAAGGCAAAGCTGTTACTACTTATGTTGATGATAATGAGTATAAGGTGATTGGCTTGCCTTTCTACAATGCTGTTGAAAAGAATGATGTATTTATTACAGCATTGGAAGAGTTTTATAAGTAA
- a CDS encoding helix-turn-helix domain-containing protein, whose product MDTLLTMSEAARYLGCSVSSIRNYTKSKGKYNLPCVRTIGKHRKIRQSDLDAFISKFTDMSNKTNTLTANEQGFGDDESEQELTYRSIKFGSDGTSSDEIFRLHDEKVNVKRANNEVV is encoded by the coding sequence ATGGATACTTTACTTACTATGAGCGAAGCAGCGAGATACTTAGGGTGTAGCGTCAGCAGTATACGTAACTATACGAAAAGCAAAGGTAAATATAATTTGCCTTGTGTTAGGACAATAGGAAAACACCGAAAAATCAGACAATCAGACTTAGATGCCTTTATTAGCAAGTTTACAGATATGTCAAACAAAACAAACACACTTACAGCAAATGAACAGGGGTTTGGTGATGACGAATCAGAACAAGAGCTAACATATAGGAGTATAAAATTTGGGTCAGATGGAACTTCATCTGATGAAATTTTTAGACTACACGATGAAAAAGTAAATGTTAAAAGAGCCAATAATGAGGTAGTGTAA
- a CDS encoding ParB/RepB/Spo0J family partition protein, whose amino-acid sequence MATKKSPYENLNIDIIQVSYTNPRLSVYEGEAFDTLVDTIKEHGVITPLAVNNIDEEYFLIAGERRYRAAKKAGLEHIPCIVHHNLSEEKILKMQVIENTGRIALTSIEEGLAIKNYINKYPEAKKKDVADAFGLERTRAHKALKIVELPEAVWGFISSKKLSDGHAEAITRLIGKVDETKITEIATAAVLLTVSETRELVSNTLSPKENTLVDKLDKASNRIAAFFDGITTVKHKGKDKVELSVELGNGSKIAIISNTDNLEDTITLLGVAPEDSAFDRELADATEFVPNESEVKYIEEEFARLDIPDMDVANIERFNEVAENKTEASTVFEDVEDKAQTEVEVQVQTDSEKPVTKIELPVVLPPNSENNVCIVIDPLKGDSISNKNLMRSLEKLCPSNENLTSKHNIALLILLTRANKLTKKGYCDAVTADSIISKLCANYDYVNVYRNYGTDDVYEL is encoded by the coding sequence GTGGCAACTAAAAAATCACCTTACGAGAATTTAAACATTGACATAATTCAAGTATCCTACACAAACCCACGATTATCAGTATATGAAGGAGAGGCCTTCGATACACTTGTGGATACTATAAAAGAACACGGTGTAATCACACCTTTGGCTGTCAATAACATTGATGAGGAGTATTTTCTGATAGCTGGCGAGCGTCGCTATCGTGCAGCAAAAAAGGCTGGTCTTGAACATATTCCTTGCATTGTGCATCATAATTTATCAGAAGAAAAGATACTTAAGATGCAAGTCATCGAAAATACAGGCAGAATCGCTCTTACATCAATTGAGGAAGGGCTTGCTATTAAAAATTATATTAACAAATACCCAGAAGCCAAGAAAAAAGATGTTGCTGATGCGTTTGGATTGGAGAGAACAAGAGCACATAAAGCACTTAAGATAGTTGAATTGCCTGAGGCTGTTTGGGGCTTTATTAGTAGCAAAAAGCTGTCTGACGGGCACGCAGAGGCTATTACACGACTGATTGGTAAAGTTGACGAAACAAAAATTACAGAGATAGCAACGGCTGCGGTATTGCTTACAGTTTCAGAAACTCGTGAGCTTGTGAGTAATACTTTATCTCCAAAGGAGAATACTTTGGTGGATAAACTCGACAAAGCATCCAATCGAATTGCAGCCTTTTTCGATGGGATAACTACTGTAAAACATAAAGGTAAAGATAAGGTCGAATTATCTGTTGAGCTTGGTAATGGTTCTAAAATAGCAATTATATCTAATACAGATAATCTCGAAGATACAATAACACTTTTAGGTGTAGCTCCTGAGGACTCTGCATTTGATAGAGAGTTGGCAGATGCCACGGAGTTTGTACCTAATGAAAGTGAAGTCAAATATATTGAAGAAGAATTTGCTAGATTGGATATACCAGATATGGATGTAGCTAATATAGAAAGATTTAACGAAGTTGCTGAAAATAAAACTGAAGCATCTACTGTTTTTGAAGATGTTGAAGACAAAGCACAAACAGAAGTTGAGGTCCAAGTACAAACTGATAGTGAAAAACCTGTAACAAAAATTGAGTTACCAGTTGTTTTGCCACCAAATAGCGAAAATAATGTTTGCATAGTTATAGACCCTTTGAAAGGCGACTCTATATCAAACAAGAATCTTATGCGTAGCTTGGAAAAACTTTGTCCTTCTAATGAAAATCTTACATCAAAACATAATATAGCACTATTGATTTTATTAACTAGAGCTAATAAATTAACTAAAAAAGGATATTGTGATGCAGTTACTGCTGACAGTATTATTAGCAAGCTATGTGCAAATTATGACTATGTTAATGTTTATAGAAATTATGGTACGGATGATGTATATGAGTTGTAA